CGAGTTGTGCGCAACAATCTGGGACGATGTTTTGGAGCTATATTCAGCAAAGGTGATCGCGGGACACTTTTCGAAACAGTCACTGATTTGCTTGGGCTTTTGAATGCGGGCAAGCACGAAGAGCTTAGAACTAAATTCGCTGCGGCTCACTGTTTGGGCGAGGTATTCGCGGTCGCCGGTGAAAGTGTCTTTGCGCAAGCGGGCATTGTCATTTCCAGCTTGCTCAAACTGTTGAAGAACTCCAGTAATCATACTGGCCTGCGCGGGTCCATTTTTGCAGTATTACGGAAGGTGGTTGTTGGTGTGGGCATTCCAGTGGATGAAGCGGCGGCCCGAGATATTTGGAAGCAGGCTCGCAATGCAGCCACCGGAGATAAATCGACATTCGTCCAGGTTCATGCCTGCCGATGCTTAGAGCAGCTAGTGAACACAACGCCGTTCTTCGATAATGCAAATGACTTCGATCACGTCAAGACAGTCACCTGGAAAGTTATTGACAGCCCAGCCGCTCCTGTCAGACATGCTGCTGCGGCTTGCCTGGCGCGAGCGCTAGCGAAACTGCATGCCACGGACGCCAAGGTTACTCCAATGCCCAAATCtaagaaagcaaagagacAATCGAAAAAGCCAGCACCGCGCcctggagaggatgaggaagaggcggAGGTCTCTGAGTCGTCCTTATCCAAGAAACCCGAGTCGCgcctgttcttccttctACCCGACCTTCTTCGCCAGCTATCCACCCAATATTTGCGCGGCACAACGTCCAATCGTTCACGTGCAGGCATTGCAGTCTGTTATAAACATGTCCTGCGGATTTTGGGCAACAAGTTCGTTGAAGAACGCTATGGTGAAATTGCAAACCATCTTCTTTTTGACCTCCTGAACCACCCAACTGTTACATATAATCGATTCAGGCTTCTCATGACGAGAAAGTTTGTCAAAAGTATCTTGGAGGACACCGTTGGCCGTGAGTCACTTAGTGAAAACAGCCAGCTCAATGCTTCGAAGTGGTTAATCAACGAAGTTCTTAAGGACTACCCTCAAGTCATCCAGGAACGTCGTGAACCTAGCAAATACACGTTGACTAGTGCTCTTAGTGCACTATCctctttaattttatctcTTGGCTCTGCCTTTGTGTCCCTAGCTGAGCCCTGTCGTGAAGCCCTCCTCCAGGtccttcctcatcccagCTATACCGTGCAGATACATGCCGCACACTGCCTGCGCAACTTTGTACTTGCCTGTCCTCATCAGATGTTGTCGTGTGTTACGATTTGTCTGAATAGCTTGAACAGGGAGGTCGGGCAACTTTCTACACCCCGCCAAGCGCCGCGACGCTGCGTCGGTTATGCGAATGGGTTGTCAGCCATGTTGAGTACCTCTAGACTGCAGCCGCTTTACGGCTCTGTCGAGGTGTATTCTCGGGTATTCACTCAAGCAACAGATCTCCTGAAGACGAGCAGCAACTCCGAACTGCGTGCCGCGAGTACACAAATCCAGGTTGCTTGGATATTGATCGGAGGCCTAATGCCCCTGGGGCCTAGCTTCGTGAAAATACACCTGTCGCAGTTGATGCTCCTATGGAAAAATGCACTCCCCAAGCACTTAGGCAAAGATAATTTCGCTCAGCGCGGGAACTTGGAGATGAGTTTCCTTGCCCACGTCAGGGAATGTGCATTGGGATCGTTGTTAGCATTCCTAGAGTTTAATAGCAAATTGATCACGGCAGACGGCGCGAGGAGAATCGCTACCATGCTACAGAACACTGTTGGCTTTCTTGATGACCTGCCCCGACAGAAGTCCGTAACGGATATCTCTCAGcgtcttcatccttctctgCAACTTCATGATATTGCGACCATGGTTCGGCGGCGTGTACTGCAGTGCTTCTCTAAGCTGATTCATGTTCACCCTCTCAGCCATGGAGATGTAATCTCTCAGACCAGTCTCTTAAGTTTGGCTATATCGTCTTTTGCTGAGCCAGAGTCCGCCCAGTCCGGTCCTCTTGAAAGCTCAATTGCGGCTTCTACAGCGCAGTTCGAGAGTTTGTGGGATCTAAATGACAACTTTGCTTTTGGGTTAACTGGATTGGCGAGGGAGTACGTTCGTGTGACGCTGTCCGGAAAGCATGAGAATGACAATGGACCGGCTTGGTCAGCAGTCGAATCAGCAGACCAGGCTATCGATGATGCTGTAAGTATACCAGGTTTCCCTAGAGCTAGTTCAGGTAGAACTGACCTATCAAGTTAACTTTCCCGATTTGTCAAGGGAGTGAGCATGACTCTGCCCTTCTATATGCTTCAAGACATGGCGGCTGTTTGCTAGCCGATCCGCATTCTACTGGTGTTGTCAATGCTGCTATTGAGCTCTTCTCCGTTGCTATTCCATTACACGCTCCTAAAGTACAAGAAAGTAGCGTAGAGCAGATTGCAaccttcctttcttcttcaagcttGCAGCGCAACCCCGGTCGCAGAGCTGCCATGGTAGTCAACATCGCCGTGGCATTGCTTGAGGCTTTGAAAGTTGCCCTGAAAGATTCTAATCCGATGAGTGGAAAACTCAACCCTACGACTGACAAGATATTGCAAGAGCTGTTACAGGTAGGGTGCTCCGAAGCCTGTGTGATGAATCAATGAACTAACTGTCTTAGAAATTTGTAACCGACGCTGACCCAGTTGTTCGAACCATTGGGGTGGAAGCTCTCGGAAGACTGTGTGAGAGTTCTGGAAACACTTTCACTACCTCGCAGATCAACTGGCTTGTCGACACAATAGTAGACAACAGAGAGCCCAATGCTCGTGCTGGCTGTGCTGCGGCCTTGGGTTGCATTCATTCTCAGGTCGGGGGCATGGCAGCTGGTCTGCACCTCAAAACTATCGTGGGCGTCCTAATGTCATTGTGCAATGATCCCCACCCCGTGGTCCATTTCTGGGCGCTTGGTGGGCTGGAAAGAGTAGCTAACTCTGCGGGCTTGACATTTTCGCCTTTTGTCTCAAGCTCGCTCGGTATGCTTGCTCAAGTATATTACGCAGATACCCATAACGAGGAGTGTGCTACCCTCGCAACCTCTAATATCGAAATGTCTTACCTTACGCCTATAGTCATAAGCCGTTGCGTGGATTCTTTGATCAACGTTTTGGGTCCCGATCTGCAGGACATTGCCAAAACGCGCAACCTTATACTCACTCTTCTCCGGCAGTTTCAGTTGGAGGATAACCCGGCTTTAGTTACTGAAAGCTCTAAATGCCTGGATCATTTGTCACTTTATGCTCCCAATTACGTGGATTACTCAGGATATGTGAAACGTCTGCAGACCGAACTCGCTGCCGATAACCCGTTAATGAGGGATGTGGCCATTGGAGGACTGAGTAACCTCATGAAGCGGGACTCACTATCGGTTCTGAAAGCTGCACCGGCCCTAGAGGAGGAGATCTGGCTTGCATTCGACGATACTCCAGATAATGCGAACCTTAAGAGCATGATTCAAGACTGGTTGCAGCAGACTGCTCTTGAAGAGACTGAGCTGTGGGTACAACGCTTCCATAACACATTGACAAAGACTCGTGGTAAGGTGGAAGAGCCACCTCCCACGCCAGCTGCCAAATCTGCTGTCAATGATATACCGGACGATGAAGTTGCTGGCTTTGCATCCGCCATTGCCGGGGCTGGGCAGTCAGACAACGTAAATGAAGCTGCCCCTGGACAAGAACTATTGAAATGGCAAACTCGCAATTTCGTCCTCAGTTGTCTTAGCGAGCTTTTGGCAACGGTAGAGCAAGAGATCTTGCCTGATCAGACAATTCCTGCTGAGCTGGCCCTGCAACAGAGAGTGGGGGATATTGTGAGGATGGCCTTCTCTGCCTCTACTGCCAACGTGATCGAACTGCGAGTATGGGGACTCAAAATCCTCGATCAAGTCCTTAGGGTAAGTTTATATGTCACTCGACGCTTGTCATCTAACTGACACCCTTTCCAGATGTTTGGCAAGACTCCAGATCCAGATTTCACAGAAGCATCTCTCCTAGAGCAATACCAAGCGCAAATCGGTTCTGCACTTACGCCAGCATTTGCAGCGGATTCTTCCCCGGAGCTGGCATCGGGGGCCATCAATGTCTCGGCGACCTTCATTGCAACAGGAATTGTCACAAACGTAGACCGGATGGGCAGGATATTGAAGTTACTAGTGCTGGGTCTTGAGAACTTCTCAAGTGAGTCGCGAGATTAATTGTTATCAATATATTTGCTAACTAATATTGTACAGAAAATCCGGACACTACTGAGATTGGAGACTTGAAGGGTCTCAACTCAAATGCCAGGGTTATGGTCAAGATGGCGCTGTATTCTGCTTGGGCTCGGCTTCAAATAGCAAGTATTGAGCAAGATTACTTGAATGAGGTAGTCCAGTCTCATCTCGCCAAACTAACTCCGCTGTggctttcttcccttcaaGAATATGCCCGCCTACGGTTCGAACCAGACATATCTGGTAGCTTAGGAACCGGGCCACTGAGCAACGACTTGGACGAGGTATATGCTGCATTGAATCGAGAGACTCTTCTGAAGGTCAGCCACTCACGCCTAAATCATCAGCGTCTCATTGTACAGAAGCTGACCTTATGTATAGTTCTATCAAGACACTTGGCTGAGCCTCGTTGATGCCATCGCGGGCTTAgtggagaaggatatcgATTTCGTCTTCGACGCGTTGGACGGAAAAATGAAACCAGATGAGGAACCCGTTGAGAAGTCTcaggacgaagaggatgtaACAAACGAAGAGACAAAGGGTAAAGGAAACGACATTAATTACCGCGATGAACCAGTTGCATTCTTCTTCGTTCTATTCGGGTTGGCATTCGAAGCCCTTGTTGACCAGTCTACTACGGCGTCGCAGAGACTAGAGATTCTCCAGGCTCTCAAGCGGATTCTCCGCCCAATAATATCTGGAAATGCCATCTATCAGGAAGCTATTTTCTCGGAGACAATGGATTCCCTTGACCGTCTCGCGTTGACTGAAGGGACACCCATCCAGAATGTCATCGTTGAAATAGCGCGTAACTTGTCTCTGGATCATCCCTCTGCAAAGGGAAGCGAGGGGCGAAGCGACCACCTGTCCGATGATATTGAGCAGCTTTTCGAGCTGACTAAAAGCATTATCCTTGTTCTTGCCGGGCTACTGCCGAACCTTCGTGAATCGGTGCCTCTCGCGCGGTTCAATGTGGGATCCGATGATGCTCTATCACTCATCCGCCTCGCCTTGTCATCACTCGTGAACGTCGCATCCATTTTCCCGTCCATCATTCGCAATGACCTTAACGCATGCATCCTACACATATTCACCACTATTCTTGCTACTGGGCTATGCCAATCGGAAGTCGTTC
This DNA window, taken from Aspergillus flavus chromosome 5, complete sequence, encodes the following:
- a CDS encoding armadillo-type protein; this translates as MSSSETAARTSSDNAPPRAELDITKLHALPSEQQDLYLLTFTSDLVQYISGLEKPQISAQQKSLKKELFKILTLSSPTITRVVRNNLGRCFGAIFSKGDRGTLFETVTDLLGLLNAGKHEELRTKFAAAHCLGEVFAVAGESVFAQAGIVISSLLKLLKNSSNHTGLRGSIFAVLRKVVVGVGIPVDEAAARDIWKQARNAATGDKSTFVQVHACRCLEQLVNTTPFFDNANDFDHVKTVTWKVIDSPAAPVRHAAAACLARALAKLHATDAKVTPMPKSKKAKRQSKKPAPRPGEDEEEAEVSESSLSKKPESRLFFLLPDLLRQLSTQYLRGTTSNRSRAGIAVCYKHVLRILGNKFVEERYGEIANHLLFDLLNHPTVTYNRFRLLMTRKFVKSILEDTVGRESLSENSQLNASKWLINEVLKDYPQVIQERREPSKYTLTSALSALSSLILSLGSAFVSLAEPCREALLQVLPHPSYTVQIHAAHCLRNFVLACPHQMLSCVTICLNSLNREVGQLSTPRQAPRRCVGYANGLSAMLSTSRLQPLYGSVEVYSRVFTQATDLLKTSSNSELRAASTQIQVAWILIGGLMPLGPSFVKIHLSQLMLLWKNALPKHLGKDNFAQRGNLEMSFLAHVRECALGSLLAFLEFNSKLITADGARRIATMLQNTVGFLDDLPRQKSVTDISQRLHPSLQLHDIATMVRRRVLQCFSKLIHVHPLSHGDVISQTSLLSLAISSFAEPESAQSGPLESSIAASTAQFESLWDLNDNFAFGLTGLAREYVRVTLSGKHENDNGPAWSAVESADQAIDDALTFPICQGSEHDSALLYASRHGGCLLADPHSTGVVNAAIELFSVAIPLHAPKVQESSVEQIATFLSSSSLQRNPGRRAAMVVNIAVALLEALKVALKDSNPMSGKLNPTTDKILQELLQKFVTDADPVVRTIGVEALGRLCESSGNTFTTSQINWLVDTIVDNREPNARAGCAAALGCIHSQVGGMAAGLHLKTIVGVLMSLCNDPHPVVHFWALGGLERVANSAGLTFSPFVSSSLGMLAQVYYADTHNEECATLATSNIEMSYLTPIVISRCVDSLINVLGPDLQDIAKTRNLILTLLRQFQLEDNPALVTESSKCLDHLSLYAPNYVDYSGYVKRLQTELAADNPLMRDVAIGGLSNLMKRDSLSVLKAAPALEEEIWLAFDDTPDNANLKSMIQDWLQQTALEETELWVQRFHNTLTKTRGKVEEPPPTPAAKSAVNDIPDDEVAGFASAIAGAGQSDNVNEAAPGQELLKWQTRNFVLSCLSELLATVEQEILPDQTIPAELALQQRVGDIVRMAFSASTANVIELRVWGLKILDQVLRMFGKTPDPDFTEASLLEQYQAQIGSALTPAFAADSSPELASGAINVSATFIATGIVTNVDRMGRILKLLVLGLENFSKNPDTTEIGDLKGLNSNARVMVKMALYSAWARLQIASIEQDYLNEVVQSHLAKLTPLWLSSLQEYARLRFEPDISGSLGTGPLSNDLDEVYAALNRETLLKFYQDTWLSLVDAIAGLVEKDIDFVFDALDGKMKPDEEPVEKSQDEEDVTNEETKGKGNDINYRDEPVAFFFVLFGLAFEALVDQSTTASQRLEILQALKRILRPIISGNAIYQEAIFSETMDSLDRLALTEGTPIQNVIVEIARNLSLDHPSAKGSEGRSDHLSDDIEQLFELTKSIILVLAGLLPNLRESVPLARFNVGSDDALSLIRLALSSLVNVASIFPSIIRNDLNACILHIFTTILATGLCQSEVVPQALPIFKHFIQSISHPDDVGPEKSGNFHVVARQLRGCLTRFLTTLTIAQRRESESSLPCAKNTLLAITILLTTGGHVLPPNDPTIVRILNEFLDCLQDVGLANVAAGCLRSILLASTGSLTDEVIARYLFPRLIAFVVGCPMENGDVPNDPENSRTVIARTLVSYVSIASDIPTALSIVMSTLIARGKREGQAVYQETAAHLLELAKTDQSVFRSLVATMAPEQKALLEDILRSVNIDSGANKSTRDSVQAQQNEPSIALRFDF